The following are from one region of the Camarhynchus parvulus chromosome 3, STF_HiC, whole genome shotgun sequence genome:
- the LEFTY1 gene encoding left-right determination factor 1 — protein sequence MDLRCAWMLCVLCLVLTVRAFTQERFKEAVLKQLGLSEVPKLHSRDLVDVVIPEHVKSKYMSMLKRQRVKRRALPSILRGIPGYTGEVLYSDTTTRQKLVFDMEGRIPKNSEVTMAELKLFKKPVDRANLPARQSHRPVSNARVSVYWVQQQHDGTNSTSLVDSRLVPIRESGWKSFDVTQAVHYWLRSKGREPMLLEVRIEGERLGSHASEMAKAVRFTSQEPRDKALGKPELVLYTLNLDDYGSSGDCREEAALGKSTCCRQKHYISLRDLPWVLEPAGFQAFRCSGGCLQPPRRPGSGQRSCAVAASSALPIIYLVKRGNHTEIEAAEFPNMIVERCSCVTDGVALV from the exons ATGGACCTGAGGTGTGCCTGGATGCTCTGCGTGCTCTGCCTCGTCCTCACCGTCCGAGCCTTTACCCAGGAACGCTTCAAGGAGGCGGTGCTgaagcagctggggctgtccgAGGTCCCTAAACTTCATTCGAGAGACTTGGTGGATGTGGTTATCCCAGAGCACGTCAAGAGCAAGTACATGTCCATGCTGAAGCGGCAGAGGGTGAAGCGCCGAGCCCTGCCGAGCATCCTCAGGGGCATCCCGGGATACACAG GGGAAGTCCTCTACTCCGACACAACCACGCGCCAGAAGCTGGTGTTCGACATGGAAGGCAGAATACCCAAAAACAGCGAAGTCACGATGGCTGAACTGAAACTATTCAAAAAGCCTGTGGACAGGGCAAACCTTCCTGCCAGGCAGTCCCACAGGCCCGTCTCCAACGCCAGAGTCAGCGTGTactgggtgcagcagcagcacgacGGCACCAACAGCACCTCCCTGGTAGATTCCAG GCTGGTTCCTATCCGTGAGTCGGGCTGGAAGAGCTTTGATGTGACCCAGGCCGTGCATTACTGGCTGCGAAGCAAGGGGCGGGAGCCGATGCTCCTGGAGGTGCGGATCGAAGGGGAGAGGCTGGGCAGCCACGCCTCGGAAATGGCCAAAGCCGTGCGCTTCACCTCGCAGGAGCCCAGGGACAAAGCCCTGGGCAAGCCTGAGCTGGTGCTTTACACCCTCAACTTGGACGACTACGG GAGCTCCGGGGACTGCAGGGAGGAGGCGGCGCTGGGGAAATCCACCTGCTGCCGGCAGAAGCACTACATCAGCCTGCGGGACCTGCCCTGGGTCCTGGAGCCGGCGGGGTTCCAGGCGTTCCGCTGCTCCGGGGGCTGCCTGcagccgccccgccgccccggctCCGGGCAGCGCTCCTGCGCCGTGGCCGCCAGCTCGGCGCTGCCCATCATCTACCTCGTCAAGAGGGGCAACCACACCGAGATCGAGGCGGCCGAGTTCCCCAACATGATCGTGGAGAGGTGCAGCTGTGTCACGGACGGTGTGGCGCTGGTGTGA